Proteins from a genomic interval of Bacteroides sp.:
- a CDS encoding LytTR family DNA-binding domain-containing protein, translated as MKALIIDDEQHCIDALSILIKKYCPQVTIVDTCLSGECGLKSIQTHQPELIFLDIAMPKMNGFDLISMLEEVNFEIIFTTAYDNYAIKAFKVSAADYLLKPIDRLELVQAVKTVEERIKMKKNSQAIHSNTEYLNVLLENLKQGNNHFSKIALPTNNGLEILNEQDILYLVGDSNYVHLHLKNGKKLLVSKTIKYVEERLHAHYFFRIHHSFLVNIHEIVRYNKGDGGSVVMSDGRELCVSKNKKAELMTILKA; from the coding sequence ATGAAAGCCTTAATTATAGATGATGAGCAACATTGTATTGATGCCTTGTCGATTTTGATTAAGAAATATTGCCCGCAGGTTACCATTGTCGACACCTGTTTGAGCGGCGAATGCGGTTTGAAATCCATCCAGACCCACCAGCCCGAACTCATTTTTTTAGACATTGCCATGCCCAAGATGAACGGCTTCGATTTGATCAGCATGCTGGAAGAGGTGAATTTCGAGATTATTTTCACCACTGCCTACGACAATTACGCCATCAAAGCTTTTAAGGTTAGCGCTGCCGATTATTTGCTGAAACCCATCGACCGTTTGGAACTGGTGCAAGCGGTAAAAACCGTTGAAGAACGAATTAAAATGAAAAAAAACTCCCAGGCCATTCACTCCAACACCGAATATTTAAATGTACTTCTTGAAAACTTGAAGCAGGGCAACAACCACTTTTCCAAAATAGCTTTACCTACCAACAATGGGTTGGAAATCCTGAACGAACAAGACATTTTATACCTGGTGGGTGACAGCAACTATGTGCATCTTCACTTGAAAAATGGGAAAAAACTGTTGGTTTCGAAAACCATAAAATATGTAGAAGAAAGGCTTCACGCCCATTATTTTTTCAGGATTCATCACTCATTCCTTGTAAACATTCACGAAATTGTCAGGTACAACAAAGGTGATGGCGGTTCGGTAGTGATGTCGGATGGAAGGGAGCTTTGCGTTTCGAAAAACAAGAAGGCAGAACTAATGACCATTTTGAAAGCCTGA
- a CDS encoding two-component regulator propeller domain-containing protein has protein sequence MKRNSTTIPIALLLLSLTLELSAQFGGGLAREAETLYFRHFTKEEGLPSDVVRWVSQDVTGYLWIATDNGLARYDGHSMKVFGHNPEDPTSLSENLILALYESSDSLLWVGTNNGFSIYDPVFDVFTNYHPFAVEGYHFPAVEVHYFFEDPDGSIWIATSNGLAHFDRKNDRIKWMLQADEKSLPDESLLSWVYQVDAHPRNKDQIVASTQGGILFIDKKTHSVFLEPEKDTSHRPASQSLFFDGDSVLWTGEWATGLKKLNLVTMEWEIFTISDKDLLTILFIERKNDEELWLATVGEGLAVFNKRTRTFRSYPKSDTNPRSLLSNYLQCNILIDKNGDLWVGGKEGLNFLDNSYRSFQRQVLPYGVETIRSIFRAESEEMLYLGTDSRHNIIFKDVQTGDWGFIKDSEDVKPNARIYSIFRDHRGVIWATSLRNHLLYIDPASQSLRVFRDGDNKFISFNDTTTFLRELVEDQNHNLWVSAPRHGLIRIGKDRKTVHYLQHDPGNPNSLFKSRYYNDLMVDHKNRLWIGSYDGFGVYDIETERFITEFPNEMKNLGIRNQTVQGFATDSLGRIWACIPGKGLLRITENEDEISLKLFHTVHGLNDPNVSRIATDSNHNFWIINEGLLFFNPYTEQFNAFDKRNGLHELKSLDDRIFIDWQDNIYLTGSGAYESQNVSVLNVSKNIINLIIEDIEVNGERIIQLGPGRHNSSFILKPSERNVRLRFTAICFQDADRIHYEYQLLGYDDQKSIIIAPGMANYTNLPPGKYRFVVKAAHRGLWFDQEAEVEFTIKPFFYQTTWFFIAVFLVGLLIIFGIFRYRVSRIKSQEKIKSDFEKKIAEVEMQSLRAQMNPHFIFNSLNSINTFILKNKTEAASDYLNKFARLIRAVLNNAKHKLVCLEDELDALKIYLELEQLRFDNRFDFSIKTDKFLDTNRVYVPPLLLQPYVENAVWHGLLHKETRGRIEVSAQKNGQHIIFKIQDNGVGREKAAEFKSHFTPQNKSVGMSITADRIAIIKSLYSSDAKISISDLHDQNHKPAGTKITIMLPLITTI, from the coding sequence GTGAAAAGGAATTCTACCACAATTCCGATTGCTTTGCTATTGCTTTCGTTAACGTTGGAACTTTCTGCCCAATTCGGGGGAGGGCTCGCTCGTGAGGCAGAAACTTTGTATTTCAGACATTTCACCAAAGAGGAAGGCCTGCCATCTGATGTGGTTCGCTGGGTTTCACAGGACGTAACAGGCTATCTCTGGATTGCCACCGACAACGGGCTAGCCAGGTATGATGGGCATTCGATGAAAGTTTTCGGGCACAACCCCGAAGATCCCACTTCACTTTCCGAAAATTTAATTCTTGCCTTATATGAAAGCAGCGACTCCCTTTTGTGGGTTGGCACCAATAATGGTTTCTCTATTTACGATCCTGTTTTTGATGTTTTTACCAATTACCACCCCTTCGCCGTCGAGGGATATCATTTCCCGGCGGTAGAGGTTCATTACTTTTTTGAGGACCCTGATGGCAGCATTTGGATTGCCACTTCCAACGGTCTGGCGCATTTTGACCGAAAAAACGACAGAATTAAATGGATGCTTCAGGCAGATGAAAAAAGCCTTCCAGACGAAAGCCTCCTTTCATGGGTTTACCAGGTTGATGCCCACCCACGCAACAAGGATCAAATCGTGGCAAGCACCCAGGGAGGCATTTTATTCATTGATAAGAAAACGCATTCGGTTTTTCTGGAACCCGAAAAGGATACCAGTCACCGACCCGCTTCTCAGTCACTGTTTTTCGACGGTGACTCAGTGCTTTGGACCGGCGAATGGGCCACGGGACTAAAAAAACTAAACTTGGTGACCATGGAGTGGGAAATATTTACTATTTCTGATAAAGACCTTCTCACCATTCTTTTTATTGAAAGGAAAAACGATGAGGAGCTTTGGCTTGCAACGGTTGGTGAAGGCCTTGCGGTTTTCAACAAAAGGACCAGGACCTTCAGGTCTTATCCAAAATCCGATACCAACCCCAGGTCATTGCTGTCGAACTATCTGCAATGCAATATTTTAATTGACAAGAATGGGGATTTGTGGGTGGGTGGTAAGGAAGGCCTGAATTTTCTGGACAATTCCTACCGTTCGTTTCAAAGGCAGGTTTTGCCTTACGGAGTTGAAACAATACGAAGCATTTTCAGGGCCGAAAGCGAAGAGATGCTTTACCTGGGTACTGACAGCAGGCACAACATCATTTTTAAAGATGTACAAACCGGCGATTGGGGCTTTATAAAAGATTCGGAGGATGTAAAACCCAATGCAAGAATTTATTCCATTTTCCGCGACCATAGGGGCGTAATCTGGGCCACCAGCCTTAGAAACCATTTATTGTATATTGATCCGGCAAGCCAATCTTTAAGGGTGTTTCGTGACGGTGACAACAAATTCATCTCCTTTAATGACACCACTACCTTTCTGCGCGAGCTCGTGGAAGATCAGAACCATAACCTTTGGGTTTCGGCCCCGCGCCATGGTCTGATTCGAATTGGCAAAGACCGGAAAACAGTGCATTATCTGCAACATGACCCGGGCAATCCCAACAGTTTATTTAAAAGCAGGTACTACAACGACCTGATGGTGGACCACAAAAACCGGCTCTGGATTGGTTCTTACGACGGGTTCGGGGTTTATGACATTGAGACCGAAAGGTTTATTACGGAATTCCCCAATGAGATGAAAAATTTGGGTATCAGGAACCAAACCGTCCAGGGGTTTGCAACCGACAGTTTGGGAAGAATCTGGGCTTGCATTCCCGGCAAGGGGCTGCTTCGAATCACAGAAAACGAGGATGAAATTTCTTTAAAATTGTTTCACACGGTGCATGGGCTTAACGACCCCAATGTTTCGCGTATTGCCACCGACTCAAACCATAATTTCTGGATTATAAACGAGGGCTTGCTGTTTTTCAACCCCTACACCGAACAATTTAATGCCTTTGACAAAAGAAACGGACTGCATGAACTGAAATCACTCGACGACCGAATATTCATTGACTGGCAGGACAACATTTACCTGACTGGAAGCGGCGCTTATGAAAGCCAGAATGTGTCGGTCCTGAATGTTTCGAAAAACATTATAAACCTAATTATTGAGGATATTGAGGTGAATGGTGAAAGGATCATCCAACTTGGCCCAGGCCGGCACAATTCCTCTTTCATATTGAAGCCTTCCGAAAGAAATGTCAGGTTGCGTTTTACTGCTATTTGTTTTCAGGATGCCGACCGCATTCATTATGAATACCAGTTGCTGGGTTATGACGATCAAAAAAGCATAATCATAGCACCAGGCATGGCCAATTACACCAACTTGCCGCCTGGCAAATACCGCTTCGTGGTGAAGGCGGCTCACAGGGGTTTATGGTTTGACCAGGAAGCGGAAGTGGAATTCACCATTAAGCCCTTTTTTTATCAAACGACCTGGTTCTTTATTGCAGTTTTTTTAGTAGGCTTGCTGATAATTTTTGGGATTTTTCGCTATAGGGTAAGCAGAATAAAGAGTCAAGAAAAGATCAAATCAGACTTCGAGAAAAAGATTGCCGAAGTGGAAATGCAGTCGCTCAGGGCCCAGATGAACCCGCATTTTATTTTCAACTCGCTCAACAGCATCAACACCTTTATTTTAAAAAACAAGACCGAAGCCGCCTCGGATTACCTGAACAAGTTTGCCCGCCTGATACGCGCGGTTTTGAATAACGCCAAGCACAAGCTGGTTTGCCTTGAAGATGAATTGGATGCCCTGAAGATTTACTTGGAACTGGAGCAGCTCAGGTTTGACAATCGGTTTGATTTTTCCATAAAAACGGACAAATTTTTGGACACCAACCGGGTGTATGTGCCCCCCTTGCTTTTGCAACCCTATGTTGAGAATGCCGTGTGGCACGGCCTGCTTCACAAGGAAACCAGAGGCAGAATTGAGGTTTCAGCTCAAAAAAACGGGCAGCACATCATTTTTAAAATTCAGGACAATGGAGTGGGCAGGGAGAAGGCTGCCGAATTCAAAAGCCACTTCACGCCGCAAAATAAATCGGTTGGAATGTCGATAACAGCCGACCGGATAGCCATCATTAAAAGCTTATACAGCAGCGATGCAAAAATTTCGATTTCCGACTTACATGATCAAAACCACAAACCTGCAGGAACGAAGATCACCATCATGCTACCTTTGATAACCACAATTTAA
- a CDS encoding DMT family transporter, translating into MNEETKPGLKEWMVLVLLMLIWGSSFILMKKGLVSFTGMELGALRISISFAVLVPFVFRRIRKVPLNKLKYFALAGVVGNGVPPFLFAIAQTRIDSYLAGVLNSLTPLFTLLVGVMFFGIRTRWINVLGVVLGLVGAVGLLTAVHDPALGNGILYGLIIVLATIFYALNMNIIKRFLVGFDAVTITSVVFTIIGIPAVIYLFAGTGFAEKMVVGGQNWISLGYVALLAIFGTAISMVMHNWLIRRTSALFASTVTYMMPIVSIFWGVLDGEAFLLVYLLWITLILVGVYMANRQPGLLRRLVKGRRERA; encoded by the coding sequence TTGAATGAAGAAACTAAACCCGGCCTGAAGGAGTGGATGGTCCTGGTGTTGCTGATGCTCATCTGGGGCAGCTCGTTCATTTTGATGAAGAAGGGCCTGGTTTCGTTTACGGGGATGGAACTGGGCGCCCTGCGAATCAGCATTTCGTTTGCGGTGCTGGTGCCTTTTGTTTTCCGACGGATCAGGAAAGTACCCTTAAACAAGTTGAAGTATTTTGCCCTTGCGGGGGTGGTGGGCAACGGGGTGCCGCCCTTTTTGTTTGCCATTGCCCAGACGCGCATCGACAGTTACCTGGCCGGGGTGCTCAATTCGCTTACACCCCTGTTTACCCTGCTGGTGGGCGTGATGTTTTTTGGTATCCGTACCCGCTGGATCAACGTGCTGGGGGTGGTTCTCGGGCTGGTGGGCGCCGTGGGGCTGCTCACCGCTGTGCACGACCCCGCCCTGGGCAACGGCATCCTATACGGGTTGATCATTGTGCTTGCCACCATTTTCTATGCCCTTAACATGAACATCATCAAAAGGTTCCTGGTGGGTTTTGATGCCGTGACCATTACCTCGGTGGTCTTCACCATCATTGGTATTCCTGCTGTCATTTACCTGTTTGCCGGAACGGGATTTGCTGAGAAAATGGTCGTTGGTGGACAGAACTGGATCAGTTTGGGGTATGTGGCCTTGTTGGCCATTTTTGGTACGGCAATTAGCATGGTGATGCACAACTGGCTGATCAGGCGAACCTCAGCACTCTTTGCCTCTACAGTAACCTATATGATGCCCATCGTGAGCATCTTCTGGGGGGTACTCGACGGGGAAGCCTTCCTGCTGGTTTATCTGCTCTGGATTACCCTTATCCTGGTGGGCGTCTATATGGCTAACCGGCAGCCGGGGCTGCTTCGCAGACTGGTTAAGGGCAGGAGGGAAAGGGCCTGA
- the rplU gene encoding 50S ribosomal protein L21, translating to MYAIVEIGGQQFKIAKDQKLYVNLIHQDEGAELEFDKVLLLADGDKVQIGTPVLDGAKVKAKLLAHVKADKVLVFKKKRRKGYQKMNGHRQPLTHIQIEEIVA from the coding sequence ATGTACGCAATTGTTGAGATAGGCGGGCAGCAGTTTAAGATCGCCAAAGATCAGAAGCTTTATGTAAACCTTATCCACCAGGATGAAGGTGCAGAGCTTGAATTTGACAAGGTGTTGTTGCTGGCCGACGGTGATAAGGTACAGATTGGTACCCCCGTATTGGATGGCGCCAAGGTGAAAGCCAAGTTACTGGCCCACGTTAAGGCCGACAAGGTATTGGTTTTCAAGAAGAAGAGAAGGAAAGGCTATCAGAAGATGAACGGCCACCGTCAGCCCCTGACCCACATCCAAATCGAAGAGATCGTTGCTTAA
- the rpmA gene encoding 50S ribosomal protein L27 encodes MAHKKGVGSSRNGRESHSKRLGVKVFGGQLATAGNIIVRQRGTTHFPGNNVGMGKDHTLFALVDGKVVFKKKAGDKSFVSIEPVAAAE; translated from the coding sequence ATGGCACACAAGAAAGGAGTTGGTAGCTCACGTAACGGCCGCGAATCGCATAGCAAGCGTCTCGGCGTGAAGGTATTTGGCGGCCAGTTGGCCACTGCCGGCAACATTATTGTAAGGCAAAGAGGCACCACCCACTTTCCCGGTAATAACGTGGGAATGGGCAAGGACCACACCCTGTTTGCCCTGGTTGATGGCAAGGTGGTTTTCAAAAAGAAAGCCGGAGACAAGTCTTTTGTTTCCATTGAGCCTGTTGCCGCTGCCGAATAA
- the serS gene encoding serine--tRNA ligase, with protein MIEIQIIRNQPAEVVERLKVKNFDAAAIIDRILEVDGERRRTQKSLDDTLAESNQLARDIGALFKSGKREEAESLKERTALLKQQVKALQEILEGLSAEQDKLVLQLPNLPHGSVPVGKSSEDNTIVHSEGEIPALATGALPHWELAKQYDLIDFECGTRITGAGFPVYKGKGARLQRALIGFFLDNAVEAGYTEYQPPLMVNEASAYATGQLPDKEGQMYHVQLDNLYLIPTAEVPVTNFFRDMILRQQDLPVMSTAYSACFRREAGSYGKDVRGLNRLHQFDKVEIVQITHPDKSYDTLDEMVKYVSGLLQKLELPFRVARLCGGDLSFASALTYDMEVYSAAQQRWLEVSSISNFETFQSNRMKLRFRGEDGKTTLAHTLNGSALALPRIVAALLENNQTPQGIRIPKALQPYTGFEVIA; from the coding sequence ATGATCGAGATACAAATCATCCGCAACCAACCGGCAGAGGTGGTTGAACGCCTGAAAGTAAAGAATTTTGATGCCGCCGCCATTATTGACCGCATTCTGGAAGTGGATGGAGAACGCCGCCGCACGCAGAAGAGCCTGGATGACACCCTGGCCGAGAGCAATCAGCTGGCCCGCGACATCGGTGCCCTGTTCAAATCGGGCAAACGGGAGGAGGCAGAAAGCCTGAAAGAACGCACCGCCCTGCTCAAGCAACAGGTGAAGGCGCTGCAGGAGATCCTGGAAGGCCTGTCGGCCGAACAGGACAAACTGGTGTTACAGCTGCCCAACCTTCCTCACGGCAGCGTGCCTGTCGGAAAATCGTCGGAAGACAATACCATCGTTCATTCGGAGGGAGAAATTCCCGCCCTGGCAACAGGGGCTTTGCCCCATTGGGAGCTTGCGAAGCAATACGACCTTATCGATTTTGAATGCGGCACCCGTATCACAGGCGCTGGATTCCCTGTTTATAAAGGCAAGGGGGCGCGCCTGCAAAGGGCACTCATTGGCTTTTTCCTCGACAATGCCGTGGAGGCAGGATATACCGAATACCAGCCACCGCTGATGGTGAATGAAGCCTCGGCCTATGCAACAGGGCAGCTTCCCGATAAGGAGGGACAGATGTATCACGTGCAGCTCGATAACCTCTACCTAATCCCAACGGCCGAGGTTCCGGTGACCAACTTTTTTCGCGATATGATCCTGCGTCAGCAAGATCTGCCGGTAATGAGCACCGCCTATTCGGCTTGCTTCCGGCGTGAGGCCGGGTCTTACGGTAAGGATGTCAGGGGCCTGAACCGCCTGCATCAGTTCGACAAAGTGGAGATCGTGCAGATCACCCACCCTGATAAGAGTTACGACACTCTGGATGAAATGGTGAAATATGTTTCGGGCTTGCTGCAAAAGCTGGAGTTGCCTTTCAGGGTAGCCAGGCTCTGCGGGGGCGACCTGAGTTTTGCCTCGGCCCTGACTTACGATATGGAGGTGTATTCGGCCGCCCAGCAAAGGTGGCTTGAGGTAAGCTCCATCTCCAATTTCGAGACTTTCCAGTCGAACCGCATGAAACTCCGCTTTCGCGGCGAGGATGGGAAGACCACTCTGGCCCATACGCTGAACGGAAGTGCACTGGCCCTTCCGCGCATCGTGGCTGCATTGCTCGAGAACAATCAAACACCTCAAGGCATTCGTATTCCCAAAGCCCTTCAACCTTATACTGGTTTTGAGGTGATCGCATAG
- a CDS encoding tetratricopeptide repeat protein encodes MKKLFFAFILGSFVLMAVPAIAQDRTDELLAAQYFREGDYEKAAALYEALMDKNPDPVAYSNYLECLFALEDFRKAERLVRNRMREQPDQVGFEIDLGWVYDRAGETRKMQRQFDGIMKEMQADPRRVVAQAEAFGNRGYIDLAIDTYLRGRRLMGSNYPVHLKLAPLYRRKGDLNAMMGEYIDYVEATPSATEQVRGILQDAITDDPDFSRNDALHEVLLTRTQENPSNTLYSEMLLWLSLQQKDFRIALMQARALDRRLRQEGELVLEVAQLAATNEDYGIASQAFQYLLDKGPDNLHYMDALTGFLDARFKEVTSSYDYSREDLLKVEADYEAALKELGTQAETVKLIRNLANLQAFYMGKLETAIELLETTLDMPDVNNRIKAECRIELADILLLSGQVWDATLLYSQVDKRFRDDPLAHEAKYKNARLSFYIGEFDWAKAQLDVLKAGTSRLIANDAMQLSLRIQDNVGSDGNTEPLQMYARAELLTFMNHYGEALEVFDSITRIFPTHAIHDDVLFARAQIMLTQNNFEEADQLFNRIVETYPQGLLADEALFRRADLQEKVFGRLESAMTLYQQLLSDYPGSLNAVAARNRFRALRDGMVN; translated from the coding sequence ATGAAAAAGCTGTTCTTCGCATTCATACTGGGTTCTTTTGTGCTGATGGCCGTTCCGGCCATTGCACAGGACAGAACCGACGAGCTTTTGGCTGCCCAGTATTTCAGGGAGGGCGATTATGAAAAGGCTGCGGCCCTTTACGAAGCCCTGATGGATAAAAACCCTGATCCGGTGGCCTACAGCAACTACCTGGAATGCTTGTTTGCCCTTGAGGATTTTCGCAAGGCTGAACGCCTGGTGAGAAACCGTATGCGCGAACAGCCCGATCAGGTTGGTTTTGAAATAGACCTGGGATGGGTGTACGACCGCGCCGGAGAAACCCGGAAAATGCAAAGGCAGTTTGACGGCATTATGAAAGAGATGCAGGCTGATCCCCGCAGGGTTGTGGCCCAGGCAGAAGCATTCGGAAATCGCGGATACATTGACCTGGCAATCGACACTTACCTTCGTGGACGCCGCCTGATGGGCAGTAACTACCCCGTTCATTTGAAGCTGGCACCCCTTTACAGGCGTAAAGGTGACCTGAATGCCATGATGGGTGAATACATCGATTATGTGGAAGCTACTCCTTCGGCCACCGAACAGGTGAGGGGCATCCTGCAGGATGCCATTACCGATGACCCTGACTTTTCAAGGAATGATGCCTTGCATGAGGTGCTGTTGACACGAACGCAGGAAAATCCAAGTAACACTCTATATTCTGAGATGCTGCTCTGGCTCTCGCTACAGCAAAAGGATTTCCGGATCGCCCTGATGCAGGCGCGTGCCCTCGACCGCCGCCTCCGCCAGGAAGGTGAACTGGTGCTTGAAGTGGCCCAACTGGCTGCCACCAATGAAGACTATGGCATTGCCAGTCAGGCCTTTCAATACCTCCTCGACAAGGGACCAGATAACCTGCATTATATGGATGCGCTGACTGGATTCCTTGATGCAAGGTTCAAGGAGGTCACTTCTTCGTATGATTATAGCAGAGAAGACCTTTTGAAGGTTGAAGCCGATTATGAAGCAGCCCTTAAGGAGCTTGGGACTCAGGCCGAGACCGTTAAGCTGATCCGTAACCTGGCTAACCTGCAGGCTTTTTACATGGGAAAACTTGAAACTGCCATTGAATTGCTGGAAACCACCCTGGATATGCCCGATGTGAATAATCGGATCAAAGCCGAATGCCGCATTGAACTGGCCGATATCCTGTTGCTTTCCGGGCAGGTTTGGGATGCGACCTTGCTTTACTCACAGGTCGACAAAAGGTTTAGGGATGATCCGCTTGCCCACGAAGCTAAATATAAGAATGCACGCCTTTCGTTTTATATCGGTGAGTTTGATTGGGCGAAGGCACAGCTTGACGTCCTGAAGGCTGGAACCTCAAGGCTGATTGCCAACGATGCCATGCAACTCTCCCTTCGCATCCAGGATAATGTTGGATCTGATGGCAATACGGAACCTCTCCAGATGTATGCCCGGGCCGAATTGCTTACCTTTATGAACCACTATGGGGAAGCCCTTGAGGTATTTGACTCTATCACCAGGATATTTCCAACCCATGCGATTCACGATGATGTGCTTTTTGCCCGTGCACAGATCATGCTTACCCAAAACAATTTTGAAGAGGCCGATCAACTCTTTAACCGCATCGTGGAGACCTACCCCCAGGGTCTGCTGGCCGACGAGGCCCTGTTCAGGCGCGCTGACCTCCAGGAAAAAGTTTTTGGTAGACTTGAAAGTGCCATGACCCTATATCAGCAACTGCTGTCGGATTACCCCGGAAGCCTGAATGCTGTGGCTGCCCGCAACCGTTTCAGGGCCTTAAGAGACGGAATGGTAAATTAA